From Virgibacillus ihumii, the proteins below share one genomic window:
- a CDS encoding PrkA family serine protein kinase, whose product MDILNKVRGHREEENRLKWEGTFAEYLEIVKERPEVAQTAHSRVYNMIKNSGITERDGQKMYDFFGEGIFGLEESIERLVEEYFHPAAKRLDVRKRILLLMGPVSGGKSTIVTMLKRGLETYSRTDEGAVYAIKGCPMHEDPLHLIPKHLREDFYEEYGIRIEGSLSPLNSMKLEKEYDGRIEDVKVERILLSEDKRTGIGTFSPSDPKSQDIADLTGSIDFSTIAEYGSESDPRAYRFDGELNKANRGMMEFQEMLKCDEKFLWHLLSLTQEGNFKAGRFALISADELIVAHTNEAEYRSFISNKKNEALHSRIIVMPIPYNLRVTQEERIYNKMINESDMSHVHIAPHALRVAAIFSVLTRLEDSSKQGVDVVKKMRLYDGDSVEGYDQLDVDELRREFPEEGMNGIDPRYVINRISSTIIRKEVPSINALDVLRSLKDGLDQHPSISDEDREDYMNYIAVARKEYDEIAKKEVQKAFVYSYEESAKTLMDNYLDNVEAFCNKTKLQDPLTGEEMKPDEKLMRSIEEQIGISENAKKAFREEILIRISAYARKGKRFDYNSHERLREAIQKKLFADLKDVVKITTTSQTPDESQLKKINEVIARLIDEYGYNSTSANELLRYVGSLLNR is encoded by the coding sequence ATGGATATACTAAATAAAGTGAGGGGCCACAGAGAAGAAGAAAATCGTTTGAAATGGGAAGGCACCTTTGCGGAATACCTGGAGATTGTGAAGGAACGTCCGGAAGTTGCCCAGACGGCTCATTCGCGGGTTTATAATATGATCAAAAACTCTGGTATTACTGAAAGAGACGGTCAAAAAATGTACGATTTTTTCGGAGAAGGTATTTTTGGACTGGAAGAGTCGATTGAGCGGCTCGTGGAGGAATATTTTCATCCCGCTGCCAAGCGGCTTGATGTGCGAAAGCGGATTTTACTTTTAATGGGGCCTGTCAGTGGTGGGAAATCAACCATTGTCACGATGCTGAAGCGCGGACTCGAGACATATTCCAGAACAGATGAAGGGGCAGTTTATGCGATCAAGGGTTGCCCGATGCATGAGGACCCCCTTCATTTGATCCCAAAACATCTTCGGGAAGATTTTTATGAGGAATATGGTATTCGTATTGAAGGAAGCCTTTCTCCGTTAAATTCCATGAAGCTTGAAAAAGAATATGATGGTCGGATTGAAGATGTTAAAGTTGAGCGAATCTTGCTGTCAGAGGATAAACGGACCGGTATCGGAACATTCAGTCCGTCCGATCCGAAATCACAGGATATTGCTGATTTGACCGGCAGTATTGATTTTTCAACGATTGCGGAATATGGATCCGAGTCAGATCCCCGTGCATACCGCTTCGATGGTGAACTGAATAAAGCAAATCGCGGTATGATGGAGTTTCAGGAGATGCTCAAATGTGATGAGAAGTTTTTGTGGCATCTGTTATCCCTGACCCAGGAAGGAAACTTTAAAGCAGGCAGGTTTGCGCTTATTTCAGCTGATGAATTAATTGTGGCACATACGAACGAGGCAGAATACCGGTCATTCATTTCCAATAAAAAGAATGAAGCGCTTCATTCCCGGATTATCGTGATGCCGATTCCATATAACCTGCGGGTAACCCAGGAAGAGCGGATTTATAACAAAATGATCAATGAAAGCGATATGTCGCACGTCCATATCGCCCCGCATGCACTGCGGGTTGCTGCAATATTCTCTGTACTGACAAGGCTGGAGGATTCCAGTAAGCAGGGTGTTGATGTGGTTAAAAAGATGCGCCTGTATGACGGTGACAGTGTGGAAGGCTATGACCAGCTTGATGTGGATGAACTAAGAAGAGAGTTTCCGGAAGAGGGGATGAATGGAATTGACCCTCGTTACGTGATTAACCGGATTTCTTCCACCATTATTCGCAAGGAAGTTCCGTCGATTAATGCGCTCGATGTGCTCCGTTCCCTGAAAGATGGACTGGATCAGCATCCATCTATTTCCGATGAGGATCGGGAAGACTATATGAACTATATTGCTGTGGCCAGAAAAGAGTATGATGAAATCGCCAAGAAGGAAGTACAGAAGGCGTTTGTCTATTCATATGAAGAGTCAGCAAAAACGCTGATGGATAATTATTTGGATAATGTGGAGGCATTCTGCAATAAAACCAAGCTGCAGGACCCGCTAACAGGTGAAGAAATGAAGCCCGATGAAAAATTAATGCGTTCGATTGAGGAACAGATCGGTATCTCGGAGAATGCCAAAAAAGCATTCCGGGAAGAAATTCTTATTCGAATCTCTGCATATGCCCGCAAAGGTAAGCGTTTTGACTATAATTCACATGAACGGCTAAGGGAAGCGATTCAGAAAAAGTTATTTGCGGATCTGAAGGATGTTGTCAAAATAACAACTACCTCCCAGACGCCGGATGAATCACAACTGAAGAAAATAAATGAAGTGATTGCCAGGCTAATTGATGAATATGGCTATAATTCAACGTCCGCCAACGAACTGCTGCGCTATGTCGGCAGCCTGCTGAACCGCTAA
- a CDS encoding TraB/GumN family protein produces the protein MSEANITRIDMDEKELILIGTAHVSKHSAEQVKDVIEQEQPDSVCIELDEQRYQSMMDGNKWKDMDIFKVIKKKKSTLLLMNLAISSFQKRMAKQFGINAGQEMMQGIKSARDTGAELVLADRNIQITFSRIWRNIGLKGKGILLMQVIGSIFSKETITEEELEKMKEQDMLNSMLQEFTEHFPKLKTPLIDERDQYLAQKIKDAPGDKVVAVLGAAHVPGIKQEINREQDLDRLNQVPPKSKVPKIIGWIIPVVIIAMIIFTFQANPSAGLQQTLSWVLWNGSLSAIGVALALGHPLAILTAFVAAPITSLDPITAAGWFAGFVQAYFRRPNVADFEMLSEDVYSVKGFWNNKVTRILLVVVLANLGSSLGTFIGGADVVRLFFQNL, from the coding sequence ATGTCGGAAGCGAACATTACGCGAATAGATATGGATGAAAAAGAACTGATACTGATTGGTACGGCACATGTATCAAAGCACAGTGCGGAACAGGTAAAGGACGTAATTGAACAGGAACAGCCCGACTCTGTCTGTATTGAGTTGGATGAACAGCGGTATCAGTCGATGATGGATGGTAACAAGTGGAAGGACATGGATATATTTAAGGTAATTAAGAAAAAAAAATCGACATTACTTTTAATGAACCTGGCTATTTCATCGTTTCAGAAGCGGATGGCGAAACAATTTGGAATCAACGCCGGTCAGGAAATGATGCAGGGAATTAAGTCTGCCAGGGATACAGGTGCCGAACTTGTTTTGGCCGACCGTAATATTCAGATTACCTTTTCTCGTATTTGGCGCAATATCGGCTTGAAGGGAAAAGGGATTCTGCTGATGCAGGTGATCGGCAGTATTTTCAGCAAGGAGACGATTACAGAGGAAGAACTGGAGAAAATGAAGGAACAGGATATGCTCAATTCCATGCTGCAGGAATTTACGGAGCATTTTCCGAAACTGAAAACGCCATTAATTGATGAACGTGACCAATATTTGGCTCAGAAAATAAAGGATGCGCCGGGCGATAAAGTGGTTGCGGTTCTTGGTGCGGCACACGTTCCGGGGATCAAGCAGGAAATAAACCGCGAGCAGGATCTGGACAGGCTGAATCAGGTTCCGCCTAAATCCAAAGTGCCTAAAATAATTGGCTGGATAATACCTGTTGTTATTATTGCGATGATTATTTTTACGTTTCAGGCAAATCCATCCGCCGGACTTCAGCAAACACTGTCGTGGGTATTGTGGAATGGATCATTGTCTGCGATTGGTGTGGCACTCGCGCTGGGACATCCACTGGCGATTTTGACCGCATTTGTTGCGGCACCAATCACATCACTGGATCCAATCACGGCAGCAGGCTGGTTTGCCGGGTTCGTACAGGCATATTTCCGTCGTCCGAATGTAGCAGATTTTGAAATGTTGTCAGAAGACGTTTACAGTGTCAAAGGATTTTGGAATAACAAAGTAACCCGAATACTGCTTGTTGTCGTCCTGGCTAACCTTGGAAGCTCCCTTGGTACCTTTATTGGCGGGGCCGATGTGGTACGGTTATTTTTCCAGAATCTCTAA
- a CDS encoding YpjP family protein: protein MKVWMRKIAVIFVAIMTLGIYVPTIHMHPEADEENKAVSTPSDADSINDNIAVDVPEPEQVFQFEETYMSQITGKAREQAISKLGTRIGDQIDDEFENDILPKMEESLSMILAEAGQDNLPYIGITEHPSSGVGEKIFNVYDNRTGKDIARFHVRRDNRPLEGYWFNFHYHLRNDKFETHHEIGEIYWDKNIPPKWMS, encoded by the coding sequence ATGAAGGTCTGGATGAGAAAAATAGCTGTAATTTTTGTTGCGATAATGACGCTTGGCATTTATGTCCCGACTATTCACATGCATCCCGAAGCTGATGAGGAAAACAAGGCAGTCAGTACGCCTTCTGATGCGGATTCTATCAATGATAATATTGCCGTAGATGTTCCTGAGCCTGAGCAGGTTTTTCAGTTTGAGGAAACCTATATGAGTCAGATTACCGGCAAGGCCAGGGAACAAGCGATTTCGAAACTTGGCACGCGTATTGGAGATCAGATAGATGATGAATTTGAAAATGATATTTTACCAAAGATGGAAGAATCACTAAGTATGATTTTGGCAGAAGCTGGACAAGATAACCTTCCATACATAGGTATAACAGAGCACCCGTCAAGCGGTGTCGGGGAGAAGATTTTCAACGTTTATGATAACCGGACCGGTAAAGATATAGCCAGATTCCATGTGCGTCGGGACAACCGTCCGCTGGAGGGCTACTGGTTTAATTTTCATTATCATTTACGAAATGATAAATTTGAAACACATCACGAAATCGGTGAAATATACTGGGATAAAAATATCCCGCCGAAATGGATGTCTTAA
- the cbpA gene encoding cyclic di-AMP binding protein CbpA: MLVKNDYVKKQDVVFVKESDRMDTVLKTLEDSGYRCIPVLDDSGTKFVGNIYKVHLLEYEKENDLMKPVKELTKDHEGYVKEDDAFFRVFSAIKPLPYLALVNDKKEFRGIVTNGNVIQVLENAWGANNGSYSLTIGTIEYAGALRKMLKIVNKYCNVQSVISLNNNSLYVRRVCIVLPEEVNEEMMQKINRDLEKNNFTVTDVEKLN, encoded by the coding sequence ATGCTCGTCAAAAATGACTATGTAAAGAAACAGGACGTTGTATTTGTGAAAGAGAGCGACAGAATGGATACCGTCCTTAAAACGCTTGAAGATTCGGGATATCGCTGTATTCCGGTATTGGATGACTCAGGAACAAAATTTGTTGGAAATATATACAAAGTACATCTATTAGAATATGAAAAAGAAAATGACTTGATGAAACCCGTTAAAGAACTTACAAAGGATCATGAAGGGTATGTCAAAGAGGATGATGCGTTTTTCCGGGTGTTCTCCGCCATTAAACCTCTGCCGTATCTTGCTTTGGTCAATGATAAGAAAGAATTCCGGGGGATCGTTACCAACGGCAATGTCATTCAGGTGCTGGAAAATGCATGGGGTGCCAATAATGGAAGCTATTCATTGACGATTGGCACCATCGAATATGCCGGAGCGCTGCGAAAGATGCTGAAGATTGTTAATAAATACTGTAATGTACAAAGTGTCATATCGTTGAATAACAATTCCTTATATGTACGTCGTGTTTGCATCGTGCTTCCCGAAGAAGTCAATGAGGAAATGATGCAAAAAATAAATCGGGATCTTGAAAAAAACAACTTTACTGTCACTGACGTGGAAAAGCTGAATTAA
- the gdhA gene encoding NADP-specific glutamate dehydrogenase, translating to MKALQGKQATEKSTAKVYADKVFEKVQERNPHEPEFLQAVKEIIDSLLPVFEKHPKYMDYGILERMVEPERFISFSVPWVDDLGNVQVNRGFRVQFNNALGPYKGGIRFHPSVNNSIVKFLGFEQIFKNSLTGQPIGGAKGGSDFDPKGKSELEVMRFTQSFMTELSKHIGPDTDVPAGDIGVGAREIGYMFGQYKKLQGRFEAGVLTGKGLEYGGSLTRTEATGYGVVYFMQEMLQDKELDFNGKTVVISGSGNVSIYAIEKAQQLGAKVVACSDSDGFIVDTEGIKLDTVKKLKETGDERISEYVTEHPSAHYYDECTGIWEIPCDIALPCATQNELDEAAARKLIANKVIAVGEGANMPSTEEAIDIFLENDIMFAPGKAANAGGVAVSALEMAQNSGRSSWDFEEVDVKLQEIMRDIYQKSMSSAEEYGTAGNLVIGANIAGFLKVADAMTAQGVV from the coding sequence ATGAAAGCATTACAAGGAAAACAAGCAACAGAAAAGAGTACCGCAAAAGTTTACGCAGACAAAGTATTTGAAAAAGTTCAAGAACGAAATCCGCATGAACCGGAGTTTTTACAAGCAGTAAAGGAAATCATTGATTCACTTTTACCTGTTTTTGAAAAGCATCCGAAATATATGGATTATGGCATACTGGAACGGATGGTTGAACCTGAACGGTTTATCTCATTTAGTGTACCGTGGGTGGATGACCTTGGAAATGTCCAAGTAAACCGTGGATTCCGCGTGCAGTTTAACAATGCACTCGGTCCGTATAAAGGTGGCATCCGTTTTCACCCTTCAGTCAACAACAGCATCGTTAAATTTCTCGGCTTTGAACAGATTTTTAAAAATTCACTGACCGGACAGCCAATCGGAGGCGCAAAGGGCGGTTCGGATTTTGACCCTAAAGGTAAATCTGAGCTCGAAGTAATGCGATTCACCCAAAGTTTCATGACCGAATTATCCAAGCATATTGGCCCTGATACAGATGTGCCTGCTGGTGATATTGGTGTCGGCGCAAGGGAAATCGGTTATATGTTCGGTCAGTATAAAAAACTGCAGGGCAGATTTGAAGCAGGTGTCTTAACCGGAAAAGGGCTTGAATACGGCGGAAGCCTGACACGTACCGAAGCAACCGGTTATGGTGTTGTCTATTTTATGCAGGAAATGCTGCAGGACAAAGAACTGGATTTCAACGGTAAAACGGTGGTTATATCCGGGTCCGGAAATGTTTCCATCTATGCCATTGAGAAAGCGCAGCAACTGGGTGCGAAGGTTGTAGCATGCAGTGATTCCGACGGTTTCATCGTTGATACGGAAGGCATCAAACTCGATACAGTTAAAAAACTGAAAGAAACCGGTGATGAACGGATCAGTGAGTATGTAACAGAGCATCCGAGCGCACATTACTATGATGAATGTACGGGGATTTGGGAAATACCTTGTGATATTGCTCTGCCATGTGCGACACAAAATGAACTGGATGAAGCAGCGGCACGTAAATTGATTGCGAACAAAGTCATTGCTGTTGGCGAAGGAGCAAATATGCCATCGACAGAGGAAGCAATTGATATCTTCCTCGAGAATGACATTATGTTTGCACCCGGGAAAGCTGCCAATGCTGGCGGTGTAGCTGTTTCTGCCTTGGAAATGGCCCAAAACAGCGGTAGAAGCTCCTGGGATTTTGAAGAAGTGGATGTCAAACTGCAAGAAATTATGAGAGATATTTATCAGAAAAGCATGTCCTCGGCTGAAGAATATGGCACAGCCGGAAATCTGGTAATCGGTGCAAACATTGCTGGTTTCCTTAAAGTGGCTGATGCGATGACGGCACAGGGAGTCGTATAG
- a CDS encoding DinB family protein, with protein sequence MSTMDEVVDGWLKHRLVVHDLLASVDDQGIDFKPWEGAKPLGELAVHIATSMDMFVKTVLNGEFTMPQKEDDFKTIGDVREIVHKYTTATTRDLKSLSKSQLTEEVEFNKDIAPGSFWLSNAIDHEIHHKGQLFTYVRMTGVENVPFFMKHPSELKK encoded by the coding sequence ATGAGCACAATGGATGAAGTTGTGGATGGCTGGCTGAAGCATCGGCTGGTTGTTCATGATTTGCTTGCATCGGTTGATGATCAGGGTATTGACTTTAAACCGTGGGAAGGCGCAAAACCGCTTGGTGAACTGGCTGTACATATTGCGACTTCGATGGATATGTTTGTGAAAACAGTTCTGAATGGCGAGTTCACGATGCCGCAAAAGGAGGACGATTTTAAAACAATTGGGGATGTTCGGGAAATCGTTCATAAGTATACGACTGCAACCACCAGAGATTTAAAATCACTCAGCAAATCACAGTTGACAGAGGAAGTGGAATTTAATAAAGACATTGCTCCGGGAAGTTTCTGGCTGTCCAATGCCATCGATCATGAAATTCATCATAAGGGTCAATTGTTCACATATGTACGAATGACCGGTGTTGAAAACGTACCATTTTTCATGAAACATCCATCTGAATTGAAAAAGTAA
- a CDS encoding DUF346 domain-containing protein, translating to MYHYPYHNLPYGDAVPPEHMRNMRQRPSLQQMMQTIRTEHSNLYTQMEQAGLNRGLADYLFSLVVGYTLNQANTNLPAYQIYNQFHAQVPWIGFLFNFYPENVLDRVLIRIIEIVLNAIGGGNGGQPDQGWIGWESLGGTLTSAPAVASWQPNRLDVFVRGTGQNLYHKWWNGNSWSNWENLGGTLTSAPAAVSWGPNRIDVFARGTNQSLYHKWWSGSNWSDWENLGGTLTSGPAVSSRRSNRLDVFVRGTGNRLYMKSWNGSSWGDWINLGGNLNSEPAAVSWNANRIDVFARGQNNDLIHKWWNGSSWSDWESLGGTLTSGPAVSSRRANHLDVFVRGTGNRLYKRTWNGSRWTNWENLGGTLTSSPAAVSWGPNRTDVFARGQNQDLIHLYRNQ from the coding sequence ATGTATCATTATCCGTATCATAATCTGCCATATGGTGACGCTGTACCGCCGGAACATATGAGGAATATGCGGCAGCGGCCAAGTTTGCAGCAGATGATGCAAACAATCCGTACCGAACACAGCAACTTATACACGCAGATGGAGCAGGCCGGGCTGAACCGGGGGCTTGCTGATTATTTATTCTCACTTGTTGTCGGCTACACCCTAAATCAGGCAAATACAAACTTGCCAGCATATCAAATTTACAATCAATTTCACGCTCAGGTGCCGTGGATCGGGTTTCTATTCAATTTTTATCCTGAAAATGTGTTGGATCGGGTCCTCATCAGAATCATTGAAATAGTACTGAATGCCATCGGTGGTGGCAATGGCGGGCAGCCTGACCAAGGCTGGATAGGCTGGGAAAGTCTTGGCGGAACACTTACATCCGCTCCTGCCGTCGCATCGTGGCAGCCGAACCGCCTGGATGTCTTTGTCAGGGGAACCGGCCAAAATTTGTATCACAAATGGTGGAATGGCAACAGCTGGAGTAACTGGGAAAACCTCGGCGGAACGCTTACTTCTGCTCCTGCAGCGGTGTCATGGGGGCCAAACCGCATCGATGTATTTGCACGGGGAACCAATCAAAGCCTTTACCACAAATGGTGGAGCGGCAGTAACTGGAGTGACTGGGAAAACCTTGGCGGAACGTTAACGAGCGGCCCCGCTGTTTCTTCACGCAGATCAAACCGGCTGGATGTCTTTGTCAGAGGAACAGGCAACAGACTTTACATGAAATCATGGAACGGATCCAGCTGGGGGGATTGGATCAATCTGGGAGGCAACCTGAACTCAGAACCAGCAGCCGTTTCATGGAATGCAAATCGGATCGATGTGTTTGCCAGAGGTCAAAATAATGATTTAATCCACAAATGGTGGAACGGCAGCAGCTGGAGTGATTGGGAAAGCCTTGGCGGCACATTAACAAGCGGTCCAGCTGTATCCTCCCGCCGAGCCAATCATCTCGATGTCTTTGTCAGGGGAACGGGCAACAGATTATACAAACGAACCTGGAACGGATCCCGCTGGACCAATTGGGAAAATCTCGGTGGGACGCTAACCTCATCACCAGCAGCGGTATCGTGGGGACCGAACCGCACCGACGTTTTTGCACGCGGACAGAACCAGGATCTGATCCATTTGTATCGCAATCAGTAG
- a CDS encoding NUDIX hydrolase — protein MDLNSIQQKLKKHSPSVLGSKAFSKYAVLLPLIQKTDDIHVLFEVRSHKMRRQPGEICFPGGRMDPQDKTDQDTAVRETTEELGISAKQITDVFPLDFLVSPFGMMIYPHAGLIHDPESVQPNPSEVDEVFEVPLSFFLNNPPQVHYVHARMEPETGFPHELLPGGRNYNWHPRKIDELFYVYGDKVIWGLTAKILTHFVELIGKEQG, from the coding sequence ATGGATTTGAATTCGATTCAGCAAAAATTGAAAAAACATTCCCCTTCCGTGTTGGGAAGTAAGGCTTTTTCAAAGTATGCGGTTTTGCTGCCGTTAATTCAAAAAACGGATGATATTCATGTTTTATTTGAGGTCCGGTCACATAAAATGCGCCGACAGCCGGGGGAAATCTGTTTTCCGGGAGGACGAATGGACCCGCAGGATAAAACGGATCAGGATACAGCTGTCAGAGAAACAACGGAAGAACTGGGCATCAGTGCGAAGCAAATTACCGATGTATTCCCACTTGATTTTCTGGTCTCCCCTTTTGGCATGATGATTTATCCGCACGCCGGACTGATTCATGATCCTGAATCGGTTCAGCCCAACCCTTCCGAAGTGGATGAAGTGTTTGAAGTTCCCCTGTCCTTTTTCCTGAACAATCCGCCGCAAGTGCATTACGTGCATGCCAGGATGGAACCGGAAACCGGTTTTCCGCATGAACTTCTTCCAGGCGGAAGGAACTACAATTGGCACCCCAGAAAAATAGATGAATTGTTTTATGTTTATGGAGATAAAGTTATTTGGGGACTCACAGCCAAGATATTGACCCATTTTGTGGAATTGATTGGTAAGGAACAGGGATAA
- a CDS encoding MFS transporter produces the protein MNTTIKKPWLLVLTIGLGTLLNPLNSSMISVALTRLQHILDLSFASATWLISIFYLVSAVGQPVMGKLGDMFGQKKLFLTGLLLVALSSALAPLIANFGWLLGCRALQALGSSSLFPSGMAMVRNYITTGQAKALSVLAVFSSVSAAFGPTIGGFLIEGFDWEAIFLINLPFIVISFMMALLILPKQSGGKIALGRIDFGGISLFSVSIVFLILFLLSLKDDIRYWTIPIFTAAFILFYLYEKRRRFPFIDLDALKNNTNVMLVYLQFISINIVYYCYFYGLPTFLLQVRGYSEGTTGLIMLAMAGFGVIIAPLAGRWIDHRGSKPAVLTGAIALTLGTALLLLIHQTTPLIGLLVVMSVIGMSNGFNNIGMQTSLFRFAEPEKTGAAAGLFQTSRYLGAILSTALLGIFFNDQIDVQHFHIVAVINLVFCAFTLFLSIRMPGKRAVA, from the coding sequence ATGAACACGACAATAAAAAAACCATGGCTGCTCGTCCTGACAATCGGGCTAGGTACATTGCTTAATCCGTTGAATTCATCCATGATTTCGGTAGCACTGACCCGATTGCAGCATATTCTGGACCTTTCCTTTGCAAGCGCGACCTGGCTGATCTCCATTTTCTATTTGGTAAGTGCAGTCGGACAGCCGGTAATGGGAAAGCTTGGCGACATGTTCGGTCAGAAAAAGTTATTTCTGACCGGGTTACTTCTTGTCGCTTTGTCCTCTGCGCTGGCACCGTTAATTGCAAATTTCGGGTGGCTGCTCGGATGCCGTGCACTGCAGGCTTTAGGCAGCTCCTCCCTGTTTCCGAGCGGGATGGCGATGGTGCGAAACTATATAACTACCGGCCAGGCAAAAGCATTATCTGTTCTAGCAGTTTTTTCATCCGTTTCAGCAGCATTTGGGCCGACAATCGGCGGATTTCTTATTGAAGGATTTGACTGGGAAGCTATTTTTCTTATTAACCTGCCGTTTATTGTAATTTCCTTTATGATGGCACTGCTTATTTTGCCAAAACAGAGCGGCGGTAAAATAGCACTTGGACGGATTGATTTCGGCGGAATCAGCCTGTTTTCCGTGTCCATCGTATTTTTAATTCTATTCCTGCTTTCGTTAAAAGATGACATCCGCTACTGGACAATACCGATATTTACCGCTGCTTTCATATTATTCTATCTGTATGAAAAACGACGGCGGTTTCCGTTTATTGACTTGGATGCTTTAAAAAACAATACGAATGTGATGCTTGTCTATCTGCAATTTATCAGCATTAATATCGTCTATTATTGCTATTTTTACGGACTGCCCACCTTTCTGTTGCAGGTACGGGGCTACAGCGAAGGCACCACAGGACTGATTATGCTGGCAATGGCTGGGTTCGGAGTCATTATTGCACCGCTTGCCGGCAGGTGGATTGATCATCGCGGGTCAAAACCAGCAGTGCTCACCGGCGCGATTGCACTGACTCTGGGAACCGCACTGCTTCTGCTTATCCATCAGACAACTCCATTGATCGGTCTGCTGGTCGTGATGTCCGTAATTGGGATGAGCAATGGATTTAACAATATTGGCATGCAGACGTCACTATTCAGATTTGCGGAACCGGAGAAGACCGGGGCAGCTGCCGGATTATTTCAAACAAGCCGGTACCTGGGAGCTATTTTATCGACGGCACTGCTCGGTATTTTCTTTAATGATCAAATTGATGTGCAGCACTTCCACATCGTTGCCGTAATCAATCTTGTATTCTGTGCATTCACATTGTTTCTTTCCATCCGGATGCCGGGAAAGCGGGCAGTTGCTTGA
- a CDS encoding purine/pyrimidine permease gives MKIIFSSLQWALFILMSSVVVPIAIASSYGLHDIATIEFVQRTLFVLGLAGILQALFGHHMPVQEGPAGLWWGVFSLYAGLGVVLYGSHIETLRVLQYAFLLSGVIFILLSIFGLVEKLAKLFTPTIVGIYLILLVAQLSSSFFHGMFGLTGGQQTVQSNVLLLSIVIVILSYCIMKIPKIGHYSVLFSIIFGWLLFSIFGLAKPITTVNSYFKLPEIFAFGSPRIDPTMIIMVIVITLLLLANLLATVRVVQQVLERQHVTVETNRLKQTGMISGVNQLLGGLFSAIGAVPISGSAGFIETTNITSKKPFIIGSLIIVVISLFPPFTAFVASLPEAVGYAAIFPVFASIISLAFRQFETVENKTVLFRVISISLFAGIGTMFIPSEAFAEMPPVLVSILSNGLVFGSVIAIILETLVSRMNRRKEKQFHYRAH, from the coding sequence TTGAAGATTATTTTTTCGTCCCTGCAGTGGGCACTATTCATATTAATGAGCAGTGTTGTAGTTCCGATTGCCATCGCCTCCAGCTACGGACTTCATGACATTGCAACAATCGAATTTGTACAGCGGACTTTATTCGTACTCGGACTTGCCGGCATTTTGCAAGCCCTTTTCGGACATCATATGCCGGTGCAGGAAGGGCCCGCCGGTCTTTGGTGGGGTGTTTTCTCTTTATACGCCGGATTGGGTGTCGTTTTATACGGATCACATATAGAAACATTGCGCGTTTTACAGTATGCCTTTTTGTTAAGCGGCGTCATCTTTATTCTGTTAAGTATATTCGGGCTGGTGGAAAAACTGGCAAAGCTGTTCACACCAACGATTGTCGGGATCTACTTAATTCTGCTGGTTGCACAGTTAAGCAGTTCTTTTTTTCATGGAATGTTTGGCCTTACCGGCGGCCAGCAAACGGTTCAATCCAATGTTTTGCTGCTTTCCATAGTGATTGTCATTCTTTCGTATTGCATTATGAAAATTCCTAAAATCGGACATTACTCTGTCCTGTTCAGTATTATTTTCGGATGGCTGTTATTTTCCATTTTCGGCCTTGCCAAGCCTATCACGACGGTCAACAGCTATTTCAAACTGCCAGAAATCTTTGCATTCGGATCACCAAGAATTGATCCCACCATGATCATCATGGTTATTGTTATTACATTATTGCTGCTGGCAAACCTGCTTGCTACAGTAAGGGTGGTTCAACAAGTTCTCGAACGCCAGCATGTTACAGTTGAAACCAATCGTTTAAAGCAGACCGGAATGATCTCAGGGGTCAACCAATTATTGGGCGGCTTGTTTTCAGCAATCGGAGCTGTTCCTATTTCCGGTTCCGCCGGGTTTATTGAAACGACCAACATTACAAGCAAAAAGCCGTTTATCATAGGTTCACTGATTATCGTAGTTATCAGCTTATTTCCGCCATTTACAGCATTTGTCGCATCACTCCCTGAAGCTGTCGGATATGCAGCCATTTTTCCGGTTTTCGCCAGCATCATCAGTTTGGCTTTCCGGCAATTTGAAACAGTTGAAAACAAAACCGTCCTATTCCGGGTAATCAGCATATCCTTATTTGCAGGAATTGGCACGATGTTTATTCCTTCTGAGGCATTTGCGGAAATGCCGCCGGTACTGGTGTCCATTCTGAGTAATGGTCTCGTTTTTGGTTCGGTAATTGCGATAATACTTGAAACATTAGTGAGCCGAATGAACAGACGGAAAGAAAAACAATTCCATTATCGGGCACATTAA